From the genome of Nasonia vitripennis strain AsymCx chromosome 1, Nvit_psr_1.1, whole genome shotgun sequence, one region includes:
- the LOC103315526 gene encoding glutamate [NMDA] receptor subunit 1-like: MKYLLLLTFVNLIFKVNGIDVDKRAVLFEKVIPLIQDIISFYNSFGVYFVFESHIDDCNLDLKTWENTAVRWLSRMYIMSQVIDYNNLEEMSQKHRRGYSRSPLFVIFVEDTKSLEHFRNSIRNSDISAYSWFALIGESTGIDCKNPQGNPLNLKMDTRMIANCQKSWNIMKYYSIFENTTEAVQLAVWAPGSHLIIESDDNVLQVKKNMKGIALRGAVRPATSAAYNQNWKNYLTKLKAELENVANFTINVTVNDDSCGYQDEDTKKWFGLMKAMSENRADIVIALLSMSNTRLQVVDFTIPLMTTHVHLYARLPNSTNIQWSAYFRVFDKYSWMALGLTVLILSAVLGLTKNKMQRPYFNSRTYLENFINVWGIYTQQGLPEPPNNQASQMLCFWILLSSLFINALYSASITSYITVLTTVLPFSTIDEFLNSDYQLIILNGSRGEDLILHGDPLVGVLKEHLRTNKPMPVQPYEGFQQACREKIAFYSNEVSFSGSNQILSCVLGSLQLPRIEWMSLALAKDSPYTETLNYYILRLMNNGIMQRLKSKYLYKYEELTDSNPNYVTLWEVMPILAILLIGVITALLVLCLEVRVHNYCRSIPKHPAVKSNIKPRIAWK; encoded by the exons ATGAAGTATTTATTGTTGTTGACTTTtgtgaatttaatttttaaagtcAATGGCATCGACGTTGATAAACGAGCGGTCCTCTTTGAAAAAGTTATTCCGTTGATTCAAGATATAATAAGCTTCTACAACTCGTTCGGCGTATATTTCGTTTTTGAGTCGCACATTG ACGACTGCAACCTGGATTTGAAAACGTGGGAAAATACGGCCGTAAGGTGGCTGTCTCGCATGTACATAATGTCACAAGTGATCGATTACAATAACTTAGAAGAGATGAGTCAGAAACATCGTCGCGGATATTCTCGCTCGCCTCTATTTGTTATATTTGTCGAAGACACCAAAAGTCTTGAGCACTTTCGAAATTCGATCCGGAACTCTGATATTTCGGCCTACTCCTGGTTCGCGTTAATCGGGGAAAGTACCGGTATCGACTGCAAGAACCCCCAAGGCAATCCGCTTAATTTGAAAATGGACACGAGGATGATCGCTAATTGTCAAAAAAGTTGGAATATCATGAAGTACTACTCCATCTTCGAAAACACGACCGAGGCCGTGCAGTTGGCGGTTTGGGCACCTGGCTCACATTTGATTATCGAGAGCGATGATAACGTGCTGCAGGTCAAGAAGAATATGAAGGGTATAGCTCTCAGAGGAGCTGTC CGACCAGCCACGTCGGCTGCGTACAATCAAAACTGGAAGAATTACCTTACAAAGTTAAAGGCAGAGTTGGAGAACGTCGCTAACTTTACAATCAACGTCACAGTAAATGATGACAGTTGCGGCTACCAAGACGAAGATACCAAAAAGTGGTTCGGTCTCATGAAGGCGATGTCCGAGAATAGGGCGGACATCGTGATAGCGCTACTCAGTATGTCTAATACTCGACTGCAGGTGGTCGACTTTACCATCCCTTTGATGACTACGCACGTCCACCTCTATGCTAGACTGCCTAATTCGACCAACATTCAATGGTCGGCTTATTTTCGA GTATTTGACAAATACTCGTGGATGGCATTAGGACTGACAGTACTGATTCTCTCAGCGGTATTGGGGTTGACGAAAAATAAGATGCAAAGACCTTATTTCAATTCCAGGACGTATTTAGAGAATTTCATCAACGTCTGGGGTATCTATACTCAACAAGGTCTACCAG AACCACCAAACAACCAGGCAAGTCAAATGCTTTGTTTTTGGATCCTCCTATCGTCCTTGTTTATTAACGCTCTCTATTCGGCTTCCATAACCAGCTACATTACAGTCCTAACGACCGTCCTGCCGTTCTCCACAATCGATGAATTTTTGAATTCGGATTATCAACTCATCATCTTGAATGGCAGCCGAGGCGAAGATTTGATA CTCCACGGAGATCCTCTAGTGGGAGTCTTGAAAGAACATTTGAGGACTAACAAACCCATGCCTGTACAGCCATACGAAGGATTCCAACAG gcCTGTCGTGAGAAAATCGCTTTTTACTCTAACGAGGTCTCGTTCTCCGGAAGCAACCAAATATTGTCATGTGTTCTGGGCTCGCTACAGCTGCCAAGAATAGAGTGGATGTCATTAGCTTTGGCGAAAGACAGTCCCTACACGGAGACGCTAAACTATTA cattttgcgACTGATGAACAACGGTATAATGCAACGATTGAAATCAAAGTATCTCTACAAGTACGAGGAGTTGACCGATTCAAATCCGAATTACGTGACCTTGTGGGAGGTCATGCCGATCTTGGCTATCTTGTTGATCGGGGTCATCACCGCGTTGCTTGTACTTTGTCTGGAAGTTCGAGTGCACAATTATTGTCGAAGCATTCCGAAACATCCGGCGGTGAAGAGCAATATCAAGCCTCGTATCGCTTGGAAGTGA